A genomic region of Canis aureus isolate CA01 chromosome 16, VMU_Caureus_v.1.0, whole genome shotgun sequence contains the following coding sequences:
- the H3-3B gene encoding histone H3.3: MARTKQTARKSTGGKAPRKQLATKAARKSAPSTGGVKKPHRYRPGTVALREIRRYQKSTELLIRKLPFQRLVREIAQDFKTDLRFQSAAIGALQEASEAYLVGLFEDTNLCAIHAKRVTIMPKDIQLARRIRGERA, translated from the exons ATGGCCCGAACCAAGCAGACTGCCCGTAAATCCACGGGTGGGAAAGCGCCCCGCAAACAGCTGGCCACTAAAGCCGCCCGGAAAAGCGCCCCTTCTACCGGCGGGGTGAAAAAACCTCATCGCTACAG GCCTGGGACCGTAGCCCTTCGGGAGATCCGCCGTTACCAGAAGTCCACCGAGCTTCTGATCCGGAAGCTGCCTTTCCAGAGGTTGGTGAGGGAGATCGCCCAGGATTTCAAAACCGATCTGAGGTTTCAGAGCGCCGCCATTGGCGCGCTTCAG GAGGCCAGTGAAGCGTACCTGGTGGGTTTATTTGAAGATACTAATCTGTGTGCCATCCACGCTAAGAGAGTCACCATCATGCCCAAAGACATCCAGTTGGCTCGCCGGATACGGGGAGAGAGAGCTTAA